From the genome of Streptomyces sp. NBC_01260, one region includes:
- a CDS encoding DNA cytosine methyltransferase: MWLHVARAVEALRPRLVVIENVRGLLTSPAGSPGDVEPCPRCLGDTPGQPPLRALGAVLGSLADLGYDAKWLVLRASDIEAPHRRERTFLTAWPTGHPAQDPDQQHRQERRLATPFQEEERGPRPESGRRGRVAPADPEGVGRDQGLAESTARQWRHDPAQCGGVAVAHAQGQRHGHPGPPPGEGVAASLVGSGPAALDGGIIGGRGADRRWGPYAAAITRWERSTRPAPEPTDAAGRLRPAFVEWMQGLAPGWVTATPGLGRPAQLTALGNGVVPQQAARALQLLAPPFPRCPRCAGR; encoded by the coding sequence CTGTGGCTGCACGTCGCCCGTGCGGTCGAAGCCCTCCGACCTCGCCTGGTAGTGATCGAAAATGTTCGCGGCCTCCTCACCTCCCCCGCCGGTTCCCCTGGCGACGTGGAACCCTGCCCGCGGTGTCTGGGAGACACCCCAGGCCAGCCTCCTCTGCGGGCACTCGGTGCCGTACTCGGATCCCTGGCCGACCTCGGGTACGACGCGAAGTGGCTCGTGCTTCGCGCCTCCGACATCGAGGCCCCGCACCGTCGCGAGCGCACCTTCCTCACAGCCTGGCCCACCGGACACCCTGCTCAAGACCCCGACCAGCAACATCGGCAAGAACGGCGGCTCGCAACACCCTTCCAAGAGGAAGAGCGGGGGCCACGGCCCGAATCTGGCCGACGAGGTCGAGTGGCTCCTGCCGACCCCGAAGGCGTCGGACGGGACCAAGGGCTCGCCGAATCAACGGCACGGCAATGGCGACATGACCCTGCCCAGTGCGGCGGCGTCGCTGTTGCCCACGCCCAGGGCCAGCGACACGGGCACCCCGGGCCGCCGCCCGGGGAAGGAGTGGCGGCCTCCCTTGTCGGCAGTGGTCCTGCCGCTCTGGACGGAGGAATCATCGGAGGCCGAGGAGCGGACCGGCGATGGGGGCCGTACGCAGCCGCCATCACCCGATGGGAGAGGTCCACCCGTCCCGCGCCCGAGCCCACCGACGCGGCCGGGCGGCTCCGTCCCGCTTTCGTCGAGTGGATGCAGGGCCTCGCCCCGGGCTGGGTCACCGCCACCCCGGGACTCGGGCGGCCGGCGCAGCTCACCGCGCTCGGCAACGGCGTCGTCCCGCAACAGGCGGCTCGGGCCCTGCAGTTGCTGGCACCGCCCTTCCCGCGCTGCCCTCGCTGCGCAGGCAGGTAG
- a CDS encoding DnaB-like helicase N-terminal domain-containing protein codes for MNPLLGAEQAVLGAVLLDPGQLAHLDWLAPDHFDRPVHRSLFAALRKLRSDDHPALSADGPVPLSWVTDAVDEAGRHVRGLTVVYAHTLISACPRSAHAPVYGRMVLEGAIHRTVAQHAIRLHQVARADALRGEVKGALRSADVLAGVLRDLARRWGTEPRPVARTTAPVAAPAMPPVRADQVAEDERFLLAVLAEQPRAVEEVVDWLRPGDFADPAHGGLYRCLGALHHRGEPIDRITLLWETQRRGLLADGTLSGEHLTALCDGVGSGSAEWLGERVMRSSLAHTAAASARAVRALAEDEALVPGRLINYALHALGPLDEVRARWETANGTPAPNPPPPTPVPDGPPPARVHVALARSTPRPVPPASVRPGSAPAPSASKPPSRGHI; via the coding sequence ATGAACCCGCTGCTGGGTGCGGAGCAGGCGGTCCTCGGCGCCGTGCTTCTCGACCCGGGCCAGCTCGCGCACCTGGACTGGCTCGCGCCGGATCACTTCGACCGGCCCGTTCATCGGTCGCTGTTCGCCGCGCTGCGCAAGCTCCGAAGCGACGATCACCCCGCGCTCTCAGCCGATGGGCCGGTGCCGCTGTCGTGGGTGACCGACGCGGTCGACGAGGCCGGCCGCCATGTCCGAGGGCTGACTGTGGTGTACGCCCACACCCTGATCTCGGCCTGCCCGCGTTCCGCGCACGCTCCGGTGTACGGCCGCATGGTGCTGGAGGGGGCGATCCATCGCACCGTCGCCCAGCACGCGATCCGTCTTCACCAGGTGGCTCGGGCCGACGCCCTACGGGGTGAGGTCAAGGGAGCGCTGCGCTCCGCAGACGTCCTGGCCGGGGTGCTCAGGGATCTTGCACGGCGCTGGGGGACCGAACCGCGTCCGGTCGCGCGCACCACTGCGCCGGTTGCTGCCCCGGCCATGCCGCCAGTCCGGGCCGACCAGGTCGCCGAGGACGAGCGGTTCCTGCTGGCCGTCCTCGCCGAGCAGCCGAGGGCCGTGGAGGAGGTGGTGGACTGGCTGCGGCCGGGGGATTTCGCCGATCCGGCCCACGGGGGGCTCTACCGGTGCCTCGGTGCGCTGCACCACCGGGGCGAACCTATCGACCGGATCACCCTGCTCTGGGAAACCCAGCGGCGCGGCCTGCTGGCCGACGGCACCCTGTCGGGCGAGCATCTGACCGCCCTCTGCGACGGCGTGGGTTCCGGCAGCGCCGAATGGCTCGGGGAACGGGTGATGCGCTCCTCCCTCGCTCATACCGCAGCCGCCTCCGCGCGTGCGGTGCGTGCTCTGGCCGAGGACGAAGCCCTGGTTCCTGGCCGGTTGATCAACTACGCCCTGCACGCCCTCGGCCCGCTCGACGAGGTGCGCGCCCGCTGGGAGACCGCGAACGGCACCCCAGCCCCGAACCCGCCGCCTCCGACGCCCGTGCCGGACGGGCCGCCTCCGGCCAGGGTGCACGTAGCCCTCGCCCGGAGCACGCCGCGCCCCGTCCCACCGGCCTCGGTCCGTCCCGGCTCCGCGCCCGCCCCCTCCGCCTCCAAGCCGCCCTCGCGCGGCCACATCTGA
- a CDS encoding large ATP-binding protein, translating to MNPYDAGTHPGTHLVVEVLGVGDVSVPALAHGPGEPLHQAATRVIGAAAVLDERHESVLNAVQRAQQLLEGIGRGEVGRAQVSYALLRTALPELGDVLAQQDRAYSQLVESLSAYRRLLSSPEPAQRATNKSYGQSQKTRPDRDDDWAVAGERGLVALEAVAAGDVRSRRNAIGDDPFISREKAQRQDPTVFPQTVQRLVADGLLRQDTSENPYRPGQLLSLTPQGEAALRDARTATPRVSAALRRSNAPAGPGPLTDPAAVPVTTAVGKPSRSR from the coding sequence GTGAACCCGTACGACGCAGGCACACACCCTGGGACTCATCTCGTCGTCGAAGTGCTCGGTGTCGGGGATGTCAGCGTGCCCGCCCTGGCGCATGGTCCGGGGGAGCCGCTGCACCAGGCCGCTACGCGCGTCATCGGAGCCGCAGCGGTGTTGGACGAGCGACACGAGAGCGTGCTCAACGCGGTCCAGCGGGCTCAGCAGCTGCTCGAAGGCATCGGTCGCGGTGAAGTCGGCCGCGCCCAGGTGTCGTACGCGCTGCTGCGGACCGCACTCCCCGAACTCGGAGACGTTCTGGCGCAGCAAGACCGGGCGTACAGCCAGCTCGTCGAGTCCCTATCCGCCTACCGCCGGCTTCTTTCCTCGCCCGAGCCTGCTCAACGCGCGACCAACAAGAGCTACGGGCAGAGCCAGAAGACGAGGCCCGACCGGGACGACGACTGGGCCGTCGCCGGGGAGCGCGGGCTGGTAGCCCTCGAAGCCGTTGCGGCCGGAGACGTTCGCTCTCGTCGCAACGCGATCGGCGACGACCCGTTCATCTCACGGGAGAAGGCCCAGCGGCAGGACCCGACGGTCTTCCCACAGACCGTGCAGCGGCTGGTCGCCGACGGGCTACTGCGCCAGGACACCAGCGAGAACCCGTACCGGCCCGGACAGCTCCTCTCGCTCACGCCGCAGGGCGAAGCCGCCCTCCGCGACGCGCGTACGGCGACGCCGCGCGTGTCCGCCGCCCTCCGCCGCAGCAACGCCCCCGCGGGCCCCGGCCCTCTCACCGACCCGGCTGCCGTCCCCGTCACCACGGCGGTCGGCAAGCCTTCCCGCTCCCGCTGA
- a CDS encoding DUF4913 domain-containing protein: MSDTSPTTTPGPELFRLPDENLDDLASTLAKTIAEVRQHGVALDRLGSEPVPLPAADQQADGAPAAGAAGPEQADGPTSVFIVALGGETYATELAALSDWVNYLFLPIYGREISTNRPWCAQWHKHPEAVARLHALWLAWQQFTDTEAGLSGPSTWHRDHLDQTLAHLRAPDGPFAACTTSPTRPNHRVLANPAPEQTGAGS, from the coding sequence ATGTCCGACACCAGCCCGACCACCACCCCCGGCCCCGAGCTGTTCCGCCTCCCCGACGAAAACCTCGACGACCTCGCCAGCACCCTCGCCAAGACCATCGCCGAGGTCAGGCAGCACGGCGTCGCCCTGGACCGCCTCGGCTCCGAACCCGTTCCCCTACCCGCAGCCGACCAGCAGGCGGACGGCGCTCCGGCAGCCGGGGCGGCCGGCCCCGAGCAGGCCGACGGCCCCACCTCGGTGTTCATCGTCGCCCTGGGCGGCGAGACGTACGCCACCGAACTCGCCGCCCTCAGCGACTGGGTGAACTACCTCTTCCTCCCGATCTACGGCCGGGAGATCAGTACGAATCGTCCGTGGTGCGCGCAGTGGCACAAGCACCCGGAGGCCGTTGCCCGGCTCCACGCGCTCTGGCTCGCCTGGCAGCAGTTCACCGACACGGAGGCCGGACTGTCCGGCCCGTCGACCTGGCACCGCGACCACCTCGACCAGACGCTGGCGCATCTGCGCGCCCCCGACGGGCCCTTCGCGGCCTGTACGACGAGCCCCACGCGGCCCAACCACCGCGTGCTGGCCAACCCCGCGCCCGAGCAGACGGGGGCGGGCTCGTGA